The proteins below are encoded in one region of Ascaphus truei isolate aAscTru1 chromosome 10, aAscTru1.hap1, whole genome shotgun sequence:
- the LOC142503967 gene encoding uncharacterized protein LOC142503967: protein MENDQTLNSLDCGPILGNTKDKSHKYRDHCRTSKQKNAAVKTLEESTAHEQSFTCTATLVLPHANESVEKNSACTTEYKESFTSSVNVCICQKLHVGEELQSEERFTCSLDCNKHQEIHINEKPHSCKEHGVSFSDSVTLPDPQKTDTGKKLYACTECGKSFARSSYLLIHQRFHNGDKPYTCTECGKHFYTSSALNTHQRVHNGEKPYTCTVCGKSFNTSSSLKIHQRIHNAEKPHVCTECRKSFYTSSALNIHQRIHTGEKPFACKECGKSFVTSYSLSAHQRIHTGEKPFACNECGKGFSCSSSLIRHQIIHTREKPKCDKSHTCTSDIISTQSTQAGKKLHPCTVCGKIFTRRSNLSSHQKIHMSEKSFTCKECGKGFIYNKHLIQHQRVHTGEKPYACTECGKRFSTSSYLSTHKKFHAGVKPYTCGICEKKFFCHSDLFVHCRIHTGEKPYVCTECGKQFVRSSALNNHHKIHTGERPYACTECGKTFTFHSNLIRHQTIHT, encoded by the exons ATGGAAAATGACCAGACTCTCAACTCTCTGG ATTGTGGACCCATACTTGGGAATACAAAGGATAAATCTCACAAGTACAGGGACCACTGCAGAACAAGCAAACAAAAAAACGCTGCTGTAAAAACACTTGAGGAATCCACTGCGCATGAGCAAAGCTTCACTTGTACTGCCACTCTTGTTTTACCCCATGCAAATGAATCTGTGGAGAAGAATTCTGCATGTACTACTGAGTACAAGGAAAGCTTTACATCTAGCGTCAATGTTTGTATATGCCAGAAACTCCACGTAGGAGAGGAGCTTCAATCTGAAGAGAGATTTACTTGCAGTTTAGATTGCAATAAGCACCAGGAAATCCATATTAATGAAAAGCCACATTCATGCAAAGAACATGGAGTAAGCTTTTCTGACAGTGTTACTCTGCCTGATCCCCAGAAAACCGACACTGGAAAGAAACTATATGCATGCACTGAATGTGGTAAAAGCTTTGCAAGAAGTTCATATCTTCTCATTCACCAGAGATTCCACAATGGAGATAAACCATATACATGCACTGAATGTGGGAAACATTTTTATACAAGCTCGGCGCTTAACACTCACCAGAGAGTCCACAATGGAGAGAAGCCATACACATGCACTGTATGTGGGAAAAGTTTTAATACCAGCTCATCTCTCAAGATTCATCAGAGAATCCACAATGCAGAAAAACCACATGTTTGTACTgaatgcagaaaaagcttttataCCAGCTCAGCGCTTAACATTCACCAGCgaattcacacaggggagaaaccgtttGCATGCAAGGAATGTGGGAAGAGCTTTGTTACCAGCTACTCACTCTCTGCACATCAGCGAATCCACACTGGGGAGAAACCATTTGCATGCAATGAGTGTGGAAAAGGGTTTAGTTGCAGTTCGAGTCTTATTAGACATCAAATTATCCACACAAGAGAGAAGCCCAAGTGTGACAAAAGCCACACTTGCACTTCAGATATAATAAGCACCCAGAGTACCCAAGCTGGGAAAAAACTACACCCATGCACTGTTTGTGGTAAAATCTTTACTAGACGGTCAAATCTTTCTTCACACCAAAAAATTCACATGAGCGAAAAGTCATTTACATGCAAGGAATGTGGCAAAGGCTTTATTTATAATAAACATCTTATTCAGCACCAGCGAGTTCACACCGGAGAAAAGCCATATGCATGTACTGAATGCGGGAAAAGATTTTCGACCAGCTCGTATCTTTCTACACACAAGAAATTCCATGCGGGAGTGAAGCCATATACATGTGGCATATGTGAGAAAAAATTCTTTTGCCATTCTGACCTTTTTGTCCACTGCAGAatccacacaggagagaagccataTGTGTGCACTGAATGTGGAAAACAGTTTGTTCGCAGTTCTGCTCTTAATAATCACCAtaaaattcacacaggagagaggccATATGCATGCACTGAATGTGGCAAAACATTTACTTTTCATTCAAATCTTATTCGGCATCAAACAATACACACATGA